ACCGACGCCAATTATACATCGTCGACAATGCAAGGATTCGCCAACGGGTTTTCAAAGCGTCAAATTAAGGAACTGTCGATGCCACATTGTTGCATCAATGAATATACCTTTTGTCAATGCCATGTTGCTAGCATCGACATAGGTCGAACTTGACGACTATCGTCAGTAGTTCCAACATACACCAATGCTTCTTTTTTATGCGCTAACATAGGCTCTTCCGAAGGACGTACACTGACGGCGACCTAGTGTTGGCATAGGATTAGCCAATGCATTTTTGGAACTATGTCGAAGAATTTAGCATCGGCAAAAGGCCTAATTCCTGTAGTGATAgttcataaattattttcatattatttattccatcattttttttcttgaattagTGTACTCAAATCTTGTttgtttttcacttttttttcctttgaaaaaaaaaatttaacatttctaaatttccacatttactattttttttttcctaagagATGACTCgcttattgatttaatatattacatacatacacatatatatattgagCTCAAAGTTTCACAAGGAGATTGAAATCTCTACCTCTTGATCAAAATTAtatatcttaaaattttaactaCCTAGATTCCAACTGaagtaatttatttatatataaccATAATAATATATAACAGATGGTACTTACATAAAGTTACGTTATTATATTATTCCAACTTACCAACAATCGAAAAAGaccaacaattaaattaaaccaCTAGAGAAATAAAAGTGAAAAGTGAAAAGgaaatttaatttagaatttacaCTAGGTTGATAAGATTTCtaccaagaaaaagaaaaagaaaaaaaaaaaaaaaggaagagtaataaaaacatttttataatACATAAAAGAAGGAAGAATGATCAAATGTAGGGATTAGGCCATTCCATGCCATAAATACAATAGTTTTCAGGCATGTAATAAAACACATCTTCATATAATGGTGGAATTTCTCCAAGGCACGTGGGGTCCACGGCATCCATTGACATTGATGGGCTTGGGCTGCTGCTGCTTAAAGGCCCATCGGCCCGTTCTCCCATTATTaccctctctttctctttctctgcTTCTGAAAGTTGTTCTTTTAGCTTTAGTATCTGCATAATCACAATTCACTTTACTTTTCActcaaattcaaattctaaattctttttttcttttttctttttagtacaatattttttttattatgtttctagattttgaaaatattaaaatctcCTTTCGTaactattttatcttttatttttgtttttgaaaattaagtctatgaacactatttccacctctaaatttcttcctctgttatctacttttcatcaatggtttaaaaaatcaagtcatatttttacaacttaaaaaaagtaactttcaaaaagttattttagtttttgaaatttggctaagaattcaaccatttaaCTTaagaagatgcaaatcattgtaaaaaatgtggatgatataaacttaaatttcataaacagaaactaaaaaccaaatggttacaaAATGGGATCTGGATTATGTTAAATGACATATGTTTCAATGTTTTATAAGTTTGAATATTTCTTGACTTTTCCAATCTTTTTCTTCTAGATATAttggttttttctttaaaaaatattagagctctattagacataaaatcaaaagtatcagaagttattagagatttttttaaaaaaacaaatatatatatttgctagacaattttatatataaaaaggaTTTATGATCACACCTATTTAAGGAGATTATTTTAAAGGAGAAACCATTATAAAAATGActgttcaaatatattttcaacttGTTCTAAGAACAAAGATATAAGGATCACTACGTGAGCATAACTCAACGATTAAGATACATACTCTTttctttgaaattgaaaatttaaggccccgtttggtaaccattttatttttattttttggtttttgaaaattaagtatatttacactctatttcttaccatgatttgcatatttcttatgTACAaatattgaattcttagccaaaattccaaaataaaaacaagtttttgaaatctacttcttttagttttcaatttttttctttgttttttaaactattggtaaaaagtagataataaacaaagaaatttagaagtggaagtagtgtctataacttaatttttaaaaactaaaaataaaaaatgaaataattatcaaacaagacCTAAATGATGTACTAAGAATAAGTGTGAGACGGTTAAAACGGTATAAGTTAgaaacatttatatatatatatatattaacgtatatataaatatgtgtgtatatatggaAAGAAGGGTGTGGGTTGTTTTGTCTTGATAGGTGAAATGTTGAAGTGAGACCCACCAAAGTGGGCCGATGGCCCATAGAAACACAGACAACGTTGTACGAAACACTTTAttacttacttttttttagggaaaaatttctaattaaatatttgtaaaatagttTATTTGTGGAATGAGGTGGCTGTTGTAAGGCAATTGGCTTATCAAAAGTTCTGTCAAACATTTTctctttactaaaaaaaaaaaaatacatattttccCACCTGATTCCCAAACAAAGTGGCGTGGGTTTCTTCGAGCCAAGAGCCCATGCACGTTCTTAATCGAGTTACCCCACTTTTTACGTTCACGGTTAAATTTTTTATAcgtgtttatttttaaatatcaatatgAATATAACTcgataataattattataaacgTTTAAATATTCCTTCCTCGTATTTGTTGTcgtaagaaaattattttttcatgcTTCCTCTTTGTTACCCTcctaatacatattttaaagattaacttacaagtttaatttctttaaatctTTGGATTTGTCTTTAATagttatttgaattttaaaaaatttaaaataagtttgtgaagctttcaatttcttcaactatttaaaaaaaaaaagtgtttaataaatttttaaaccgtcaattttgtgtctaatagattcATGTATGTTCAATTTTGTTTCTAATAACTTTTGTTTAACTCTATTCGAGAgttcataaaatttataaagggacttttttaaatataaaaaaaatatttaaaaatatttacattttatagcaaaaagtctAAAAATatactataaaatataaatattttttggatttttttatttataagaatttctcatttatataaacctatatagaaaactaaaaatttaagggTCATATTTTAGatacaattcaattttaaatgaatagatcaattaatttttaaagtctTGAAAGTATTAAaagtttattaaatataaaattgaaatgttagaatttatttgacattttttaaaggaTAGTGAATGCACCTAatccaaagtttttttttatttttttttatttttttaaacatagtaaagataaaataaaataaatttacatTAAAACAATTTACAACGTGACATATTTTTATAAGTACAACTTTGAGTGCATTATACTACACCAAGTTAGGATAATTAGAATAccatttaaaagaagaaaaaaaaattaagacagCTTTTAAATTTATGTAACTCAATCTATTTTCTACTCATCACCATCATGTTTTCAAAAAACTAGAGGGAGGAATGCAAAGTGGAGAGAACAAAGATGTTTTTTTTGTGATTAGTATTAAAGATACATGTCGAACCTTAAATAGTATACacgtatataatttttttttttttttgtaagtacAACAACAGGAAGACTTTGAAGAAAAAAGTGTATGTCAATTACGATGAGTTAAGCTCATTTAACTACttaaccctttttttttaaagttcaaatgGATATGTTTTAGATGATTTAGAGTAGTATATACCTTAAGTAATTAAATTATCTATAACTTTAGCAACTAACGAATTAACTAATACATTATTAAATGATACCATTTCTTAAATATTATTCATAGTATTTAGAAgttttctccattttcttctaattgaataaaataacgaTAAAGAAAATGGTTTTGATTATGTTTGGGAgcgaagaagagaaagagaggggGGAAACAAACCTCGGTTTCTAGACGGCATTTTTCAACGACGACGGATTCATGAAGCTTCTTCAAGTTAGAATACTCCTCCTCAAGTTTCTTGTTCTTCCACCGTGCACGGCGGTTCTGAAACCAGACAGCCACCTGCCGGGGATCCAGCCCCAACTCCGACGCTAAACGGTCCTTTCTTTCCGACTCCAATTTATGTTCACTCCCGAAATTCGATTCCAAAAGAAGAACTTGCGCCGCCGTGAGCTTCCTCTTTTTTCCCCCTGCCGCCGCCTCTGCTTCCGATCCTCTGTTCTTCTTACGACGTCGTCTGGGTTTAGACTCACTCAAATTACCTAAAATACTTCAAGTGAGTTAAAACTGAACTTTgatttacaaaagaaaaattgggtaaattttatattttgacaAATTTACCAAAAAAATAGAGTTGAATAATGAATTGGGGTTAAAAAAGAGGGAAGAACCTTTACAAAAAAGAAGGTGGTACAAACCTTGTTGGGGTACCATTTGGATGTATAATTCAGTGTACAACTGAGAGATTTGTACTGCTTGATGCTCTTCAGTTTCTTGGTGGTTCATGGTTTGGTTTATTGtgt
The genomic region above belongs to Benincasa hispida cultivar B227 unplaced genomic scaffold, ASM972705v1 Contig508, whole genome shotgun sequence and contains:
- the LOC120069569 gene encoding homeobox-leucine zipper protein ATHB-40-like, with amino-acid sequence MNHQETEEHQAVQISQLYTELYIQMVPQQGNLSESKPRRRRKKNRGSEAEAAAGGKKRKLTAAQVLLLESNFGSEHKLESERKDRLASELGLDPRQVAVWFQNRRARWKNKKLEEEYSNLKKLHESVVVEKCRLETEILKLKEQLSEAEKEKERVIMGERADGPLSSSSPSPSMSMDAVDPTCLGEIPPLYEDVFYYMPENYCIYGMEWPNPYI